A region of Necator americanus strain Aroian chromosome I, whole genome shotgun sequence DNA encodes the following proteins:
- a CDS encoding hypothetical protein (NECATOR_CHRI.G3050.T1) produces the protein MTFGTETHIMFTNGIRRNMREKRAKIRAEYCQKFFYERLLRVWRGKIEDKNQKFVIYKAYTHLKNYPLELRTVADLRQIHGIGDTLATRCHSAWEAACAIHSALDLKTIKNLSDEELISFMDNGKRLRGTTMSSGSSGSQSKHTNFAKASTENPAQFHNPKIYDVACDADDGAIQSASGSTSEPAATLPSEDFPMQNICYVACDPCDQAEVLLIADAREDHGSMRGNTVVECLTSYSYRMEGRTLSVGDYLWVLRKVDGTEVVLDWVVERKTWQDLQQSIRMGRYEEQKQRLCRSPMKNRVYLVEGRFTPEYYACEQALATTMVTHGFMIQRTKSPEETAQFLCRITDHLKTMTATRQITGISYESLQELSKKANADTVKDMWIKQLMVCPGMSSHRAQQVAYRFPSMSSIIEQYSQAEDSLTDSLLSSTVPGVNRRLSVQMRKFFSVLHSTFPVEHHRLN, from the exons ATGACTTTTGGTACCGAAACCCATATAATGTTTACCAATGGTATCCGCAG GAATATGCGGGAGAAGCGTGCTAAAATCCGTGCAGAATACTGCCAGAAGTTCTTCTACGAAAGGCTTCTTCGAGTCTGGCGAGGAAAGATAGAAGACAAGAACCAGAAGTTTGTCATCTACAAGGCATATACTCATCTCAAGAACTATCCACTCGAATTACGCACAGTTGCGGATCTCAGGCAAATCCATG GAATTGGTGATACATTGGCTACTCGCTGTCATTCAGCGTGGGAAGCAGCATGCGCCATTCACTCAGCACTCGATCTCAAAACTATTAAGAATTTAAGTGATG AAGAGCTCATCAGTTTCATGGATAACGGGAAACGCTTAAGGGGTACAACTATGTCCTCGGGTTCCTCGGGAAGTCAAAGCAAACACACGAACTTTGCCAAAGCCTCAACA GAAAATCCCGCCCAATTCCATAATCCAAAGATTTATGATGTAGCTTGTGACGCTGATGATGGAGCCATTCAAAGTGCTAGTGGGTCTACTTCAGAACCTGCAGCTACCTTACCTTCAGAGGATTTCCCTATGCAAAACATCTGCTACGTTGCCTGCGACCCATGTGATCAAGCAGAA GTGTTACTAATCGCGGACGCTCGGGAAGACCATGGGTCTATGCGAGGAAATACTGTTGTCGAGTGCCTTACTTCCTACAGCTATAGG ATGGAGGGTCGAACTTTGTCTGTTGGTGATTACTTGTGGGTTCTACGCAAAGTGGACGGTACAGAAGTGGTGCTGGATTGGGTTGTGGAAAGAAAGACTTGGCAGGATCTACAACAAAGCATCAGAATG GGAAGATATGAGGAACAGAAACAAAGATTATGCCGCTCACCAATGAAAAATAGAGTTTATTTGGTGGAAGGAAGGTTCACACCAGAGTACTACGCATGTGAGCAG GCATTAGCCACAACAATGGTGACGCACGGTTTCATGATCCAGAGGACGAAATCACCAGAAGAGACCGCTCAGTTTCTATGCCGAATCACGGACCATCTCAAAACGATGACAGCTACACGCCAA ATAACGGGTATTTCCTACGAAAGTCTTCAAGAGCTGTCGAAAAAAGCTAATGCAGACACCGTAAAAGACATGTGGATAAAGCAGCTCATG gtATGTCCTGGCATGTCATCTCATCGGGCACAGCAGGTTGCGTATAGGTTTCCATCAATGTCTTCGATAATAGAACAGTACTCTCAAGCTGAAGATTCGCTCACTGACTCGTTGCTTTCGTCAACAGTTCCGGGCGTCAACCGCCGTCTCAGCGTACAAATGCGCAAGTTCTTCAGTGTTTTACACTCAACGTTTCCAGTCGAACATCACCGTCTTAACTGA
- a CDS encoding hypothetical protein (NECATOR_CHRI.G3051.T1) yields MRPLTEEETEKVFAKLATFIGDNVALLIERADGDYCFRNHKERVYYCSESLMRQAGCIAREPLLSFGTCLGKFTKSHKFHLHITALDYLAPYAKYRVWLKPNAEQQFLYGNNILKTGIARMTEGTPTHAGIVVYNMNDMPLGFGVAGKGTADCKRADPTSVVVLHQCDLGEYIRNESSLT; encoded by the exons ATGCGTCCATTAACTGAAGAAGAGACGGAAAAAGTTTTCGCTAAACTGGCAACTTTCATAGGAGATAATGTGGCGCTGTTGATAGAACGTGCGGACGGCGATTATTGTTTTAGAAATCATAAG GAGAGGGTTTACTACTGCTCGGAAAGTCTAATGCGTCAGGCTGGCTGTATCGCTCGTGAGCCTCTGCTGTCTTTTGGAACATGTCTCGGGAAATTCACCAAATCACATAAATTTCACCTCCATATTACTGCTCTTGACTATCTGGCTCCTTACGCAAAg TATCGGGTATGGCTGAAACCAAATGCAGAGCAGCAATTTCTATACGGAAATAATATCCTGAAAACAGGAATTGCAAGGATGACGGAAGGTACTCCTACCCATGCAGGGATCGTTGTTTACAACATGAACGATATGCCTTTGGG ATTTGGAGTAGCAGGGAAAGGCACAGCTGACTGCAAACGTGCCGATCCCACTTCTGTAGTTGTTCTGCATCAATGCGACCTGGGAGAGTACATCCGCAACGAGAGCTCGCTCACGTGA